The Algihabitans albus genome includes a window with the following:
- the trxA gene encoding thioredoxin TrxA gives MSIDHVSDASFDSDVIKADLPVVVDFWAEWCGPCKMIAPALEEIAQDLNGKARIAKLNIDDNPSTPARYGVRGIPTLMIFKDGQVAATKVGALPKGALQQWIEDSI, from the coding sequence ATGAGCATCGACCACGTCAGCGACGCGAGCTTCGACTCCGACGTCATCAAGGCCGACCTGCCTGTCGTCGTGGACTTCTGGGCCGAGTGGTGCGGCCCCTGCAAGATGATCGCACCGGCCCTGGAGGAGATCGCCCAGGACCTGAACGGCAAGGCGCGGATCGCCAAGCTGAACATCGACGACAATCCCTCGACACCGGCACGCTACGGCGTACGCGGAATCCCCACGCTGATGATCTTCAAGGACGGCCAGGTGGCCGCCACCAAGGTCGGGGCCCTGCCGAAGGGTGCCCTGCAACAGTGGATCGAGGACAGTATCTGA
- a CDS encoding 2OG-Fe(II) oxygenase, translating to MATAPTTPPGLAGKASQAPLPPPIVGDLLPDFQLQDQSMRVSVLSTQALGHPVVLLLTPDPGAPAAAKLLRTFAEVWEELGERVHFFCITAVPPEVNAKARSLANLPFALLSDPQGQVAGGLGYPWRRQADPFAAPQCLLLITDANRRIRLIDPAAADPLAQVRAYLAAQPHRQARLFQGPLAPAIYVSDVLEPELCARLIALHATENEPSGVLRDVAGGGRNIEDSQVKNRRDHYLKEPGLVATVKLRFLRRLLPEIAKATFYRVTAFEEFKVVRYDAESGGFFKPHRDNNTLSGAHRRFAVTLNLNAEDYDGGELTFPEYGPDLFKPASGDAVAFSCSLLHEALPVARGQRYVLLAFLFGEDAKRVRAPVRR from the coding sequence ATGGCAACTGCACCGACCACGCCCCCAGGCCTCGCCGGCAAGGCCTCGCAGGCGCCGCTGCCGCCGCCGATCGTCGGCGACCTGCTGCCGGACTTCCAGTTGCAGGATCAGTCGATGCGTGTCTCGGTTCTCTCCACCCAGGCACTGGGCCATCCCGTCGTTCTGCTGCTGACTCCGGATCCGGGTGCGCCGGCTGCGGCCAAGCTGCTACGGACCTTCGCCGAAGTTTGGGAGGAGCTTGGCGAGCGGGTTCACTTCTTCTGCATCACCGCCGTCCCGCCGGAGGTCAACGCCAAGGCCCGGAGTCTGGCGAACCTGCCTTTTGCGCTCCTGTCGGACCCGCAAGGCCAGGTGGCCGGAGGACTCGGTTATCCTTGGCGGCGTCAGGCCGACCCCTTCGCCGCACCGCAGTGTCTGCTGCTGATCACCGACGCCAACCGGCGGATTCGGCTGATCGATCCGGCCGCGGCCGATCCACTCGCCCAGGTCCGTGCCTATCTGGCGGCGCAGCCGCATCGGCAGGCACGGCTGTTCCAGGGGCCGCTGGCGCCGGCGATTTACGTTTCCGATGTGCTGGAGCCCGAGCTCTGCGCGCGGCTGATCGCGCTGCATGCGACCGAGAACGAGCCCTCCGGTGTGCTGCGCGACGTGGCGGGGGGCGGGCGCAACATCGAGGATTCGCAGGTCAAGAACCGACGCGACCACTACCTTAAGGAGCCGGGGCTCGTGGCGACGGTCAAGTTGCGGTTCCTGCGTCGTCTGCTGCCTGAGATCGCCAAGGCGACCTTCTACCGCGTGACCGCCTTCGAGGAGTTCAAGGTGGTCCGCTATGACGCGGAAAGCGGCGGCTTCTTCAAGCCGCACCGGGACAATAATACCCTCTCCGGCGCCCATCGGCGCTTTGCCGTGACCCTCAACCTCAACGCCGAGGACTACGACGGCGGAGAGCTGACCTTTCCGGAATACGGGCCCGACCTCTTCAAGCCGGCCAGCGGCGATGCCGTCGCCTTTTCCTGCTCCTTGCTGCATGAGGCGCTGCCGGTCGCCAGAGGGCAGCGCTATGTTCTGCTGGCCTTCCTCTTCGGTGAGGACGCCAAGCGGGTCCGCGCCCCAGTTCGCCGATAA
- a CDS encoding bifunctional folylpolyglutamate synthase/dihydrofolate synthase — MSQSSDAVLERLTRLHPKIIDLSLGRIERLLSRLGRPDRRLPPVVHVAGTNGKGSVIALLRAMLEADGQRVHVYTSPHLVRFHERIRLAGEPVPETDLLALLEICEAANGEASITFFEITTAAAFLAFAQSPADVLLLEVGLGGRLDATNVIARPALTAITPVSMDHMQYLGETLPEIALEKAGILKPDVTAVIARQRPEAAAVIAARAAEVGAPLLRRDQEWEVVPQADGFRLRDGAETLQLPHPALIGAHQLDNAGQAAVLARRLGLPATAIAAGLRSVRWPARLQHLTTGPLVAALPQGWQLWLDGGHNAQAGEMLAAEAAGWSDPLDLVYGMLNTKAAADFLRPLAGSVRRLRAVAIPGEANSLSAEEAAAHARACGIAAAPAGDLEQAVAELMASAERPARILICGSLYLAGKVLAEHG, encoded by the coding sequence GTGAGCCAGAGCAGCGATGCCGTCCTGGAACGGCTGACCCGGCTCCATCCAAAGATCATCGACCTTTCGCTGGGACGGATCGAGCGGTTGCTGTCGCGGCTCGGTCGTCCGGACAGGCGACTGCCGCCGGTGGTGCATGTCGCCGGTACCAACGGCAAGGGCTCCGTCATCGCCTTGCTACGGGCGATGCTGGAGGCGGACGGCCAACGCGTGCACGTTTACACCTCTCCGCATCTGGTGCGCTTTCATGAGCGGATTCGCCTCGCGGGTGAGCCGGTTCCCGAAACCGACCTCTTGGCACTGTTGGAGATCTGCGAGGCGGCAAACGGCGAGGCGTCGATCACCTTCTTCGAGATCACCACGGCCGCGGCCTTTCTGGCCTTCGCTCAGTCTCCCGCCGACGTCCTGCTGCTCGAGGTCGGCCTTGGCGGGAGGTTGGACGCGACCAACGTGATCGCCCGGCCGGCCCTCACTGCGATCACCCCGGTATCGATGGATCACATGCAGTATCTGGGCGAGACGCTTCCCGAGATCGCCTTGGAGAAAGCCGGGATCCTGAAGCCAGACGTAACCGCCGTGATCGCTCGCCAGAGGCCGGAGGCCGCAGCGGTCATCGCCGCGCGTGCGGCCGAGGTGGGGGCGCCGCTGCTGCGGCGGGACCAGGAATGGGAGGTCGTACCGCAAGCGGATGGCTTTCGCCTGCGCGACGGTGCCGAAACCTTGCAGCTGCCGCATCCGGCTTTGATCGGTGCCCATCAGCTCGACAATGCGGGTCAAGCCGCCGTTCTGGCGCGCCGGCTCGGCCTTCCGGCCACGGCCATTGCCGCAGGTCTGCGCTCCGTCCGTTGGCCGGCCCGCCTGCAGCATTTGACCACGGGGCCGTTGGTCGCGGCCCTGCCCCAGGGCTGGCAGCTCTGGCTGGACGGTGGCCACAATGCCCAGGCTGGGGAGATGCTGGCGGCCGAGGCCGCCGGCTGGTCGGACCCGCTCGATCTCGTCTATGGCATGCTGAATACCAAGGCGGCGGCGGATTTCCTGAGGCCCCTCGCGGGGTCCGTGCGTCGCCTGCGGGCTGTCGCGATTCCCGGCGAGGCGAATTCTCTCAGCGCCGAGGAGGCTGCGGCTCACGCCCGAGCCTGCGGAATCGCCGCTGCGCCCGCCGGCGACCTGGAGCAGGCCGTGGCGGAGCTGATGGCGTCCGCAGAGCGACCGGCGCGCATCCTCATCTGCGGCTCGCTCTATCTCGCCGGGAAGGTCTTGGCAGAGCACGGGTGA
- the accD gene encoding acetyl-CoA carboxylase, carboxyltransferase subunit beta: MNWISDYVRPRIRSLIAKQDVPENLWEKCGSCGQMIFHRELEANLRVCTNCGHHMRIGAERRLKLLFDGGEYQTIELPETPADPLKFRDRERYSDRLKKARSKTGHQDAILVAHGTIGGHKAVVACFDFGFMGGSMGIAVGEALLAASRLAVLQEAALIAVPASGGARMQEGILSLMQLPRSVIAVEEVKEAGLPYLVLLTDPTTGGVSASFAMLGDIQISEPGAVIGFAGQRVIEETIRESLPEGFQRAEYLRDHGMIDMVVERKDLNATIGKLLSLLTATAPLAEVVPLDVTKAAGEPSGETLDELEPASPQAGAGVGDPASGDPETESRGA, translated from the coding sequence GTGAACTGGATCAGCGACTATGTCCGCCCCCGTATCCGCTCACTGATCGCCAAGCAGGACGTTCCGGAAAACCTCTGGGAAAAGTGCGGCTCCTGCGGGCAGATGATCTTCCACCGGGAGTTGGAGGCTAACCTTCGGGTCTGCACCAACTGCGGCCATCATATGCGCATCGGTGCCGAACGGCGGCTGAAACTGCTGTTCGACGGGGGCGAGTATCAGACCATCGAACTGCCGGAAACGCCGGCAGACCCGCTCAAGTTCCGCGACCGCGAGCGCTACAGCGATCGCCTCAAGAAGGCCCGCAGCAAGACCGGACATCAGGACGCCATCCTGGTGGCCCATGGCACCATCGGCGGTCACAAGGCTGTCGTCGCTTGCTTCGACTTCGGTTTCATGGGTGGTTCCATGGGTATTGCCGTTGGCGAAGCGTTGCTCGCGGCCTCGCGCCTGGCCGTGTTGCAGGAGGCGGCTTTGATTGCCGTGCCGGCCTCCGGCGGAGCGCGGATGCAGGAGGGGATCTTGTCCTTGATGCAGCTTCCCCGCAGCGTCATCGCCGTCGAAGAAGTCAAGGAGGCGGGCTTGCCCTACCTCGTGCTGCTGACCGATCCGACGACCGGAGGCGTCTCCGCCTCCTTCGCCATGCTCGGCGATATCCAGATTTCCGAGCCCGGAGCCGTGATCGGCTTCGCCGGTCAGCGGGTGATCGAGGAGACGATCCGCGAATCTCTGCCCGAGGGGTTTCAGCGGGCTGAATATCTGCGCGACCACGGCATGATCGATATGGTGGTCGAGCGCAAGGATCTGAACGCGACCATCGGCAAGCTCTTGTCGCTACTGACGGCTACGGCGCCACTGGCCGAGGTCGTGCCGCTCGACGTTACCAAGGCAGCCGGAGAACCCTCGGGCGAGACGCTCGACGAGCTCGAGCCGGCAAGTCCGCAAGCCGGAGCTGGTGTTGGGGATCCGGCGTCCGGCGACCCGGAGACGGAGTCGCGCGGCGCGTGA
- the trpA gene encoding tryptophan synthase subunit alpha, giving the protein MSAGAASLAADSAQSRLEKRFAELKAAGRAGLVTYLTAGDPDVATSLEILRGLPAAGADVIEIGMPFSDPMADGPAIQAASLRALDAGMTLAKTLDLVAAFRETDDATPVVLMGYYNPIYALGNDVFLRRAVEAGVDGLIVVDLPPEEDSELCQPARAAGLHWIRLATPTTDDKRLPRVLAEVSGFLYYVSVMGITGTKSATRAQVTEAVTRLRRHTDVPIAVGFGIKTADAVREVGSVADAAVVGSALVERVRSNLDDTGRARPGLAEDVQGFVRELAGGLKT; this is encoded by the coding sequence ATGAGCGCCGGCGCCGCTTCCCTTGCAGCCGACTCCGCGCAAAGCCGTCTGGAAAAACGTTTCGCCGAGCTGAAAGCCGCAGGCCGGGCCGGCTTGGTGACCTACTTGACGGCTGGAGATCCGGACGTGGCGACCTCGCTGGAGATTCTCCGCGGTCTGCCCGCAGCCGGGGCCGACGTGATCGAGATCGGCATGCCCTTTTCCGACCCCATGGCCGACGGTCCGGCGATTCAGGCGGCCTCCCTGCGGGCGCTCGACGCCGGTATGACGCTGGCCAAGACCCTGGATCTGGTCGCTGCTTTCCGCGAGACGGACGACGCGACGCCGGTCGTACTGATGGGCTACTACAATCCGATCTACGCCCTGGGCAACGACGTCTTCTTGCGGCGTGCGGTGGAGGCCGGCGTGGATGGGCTGATTGTCGTGGATCTGCCGCCGGAAGAGGATAGCGAGCTTTGCCAGCCGGCGCGCGCGGCCGGTCTGCACTGGATCCGCCTGGCGACCCCGACCACCGACGACAAGCGTCTGCCGCGGGTCCTGGCCGAGGTCTCCGGCTTCCTCTACTACGTTTCGGTCATGGGGATCACCGGTACCAAGTCCGCGACCCGTGCCCAAGTTACGGAAGCGGTCACGCGCCTGCGGCGCCATACCGACGTCCCCATTGCCGTTGGGTTCGGCATCAAGACGGCCGACGCGGTGCGCGAGGTCGGCTCCGTGGCCGACGCTGCCGTGGTCGGCTCGGCGCTGGTGGAGCGGGTGCGCAGCAACCTCGACGACACGGGCCGGGCGAGGCCAGGGCTGGCCGAGGATGTGCAGGGCTTTGTGCGTGAATTGGCGGGAGGCCTGAAGACGTGA
- the trpB gene encoding tryptophan synthase subunit beta, whose translation MAEKLNTYKSGPDEQGHFGRFGGRFVAETLMPLILEVEQAYKDARRDPVFQKEMDDYARHYVGRPSPLYHAERLTEALGGAKIYFKRDELNHTGSHKINNCMGQILLARRMGKTRIIAETGAGQHGVAVATVCARFNLPCVVYMGATDIERQQPNVFRMKLLGAEVRPVTSGTGTLKDAMNEALRDWVANVEETFYIIGTAAGPHPYPMMVRDFQSVIGTELREQMQEAEGRLPDSLVACIGGGSNAMGLFYPFLDDAEVRVIGVEAAGKGIATGEHAASLSGGRPGVLHGNRTYLLQTDEGQIVDAYSISAGLDYPGIGPEHAWLKESGRVEYVSVTDAEALEAFKLCTRMEGIIPALEPAHALAHVAKFAPTLPKDHLLVMNLCGRGDKDVFAVAKHLGEDLA comes from the coding sequence ATTGCCGAAAAACTGAATACCTACAAGAGTGGCCCGGACGAGCAGGGCCACTTCGGCCGCTTCGGCGGCCGCTTCGTGGCCGAAACCCTGATGCCGCTCATCCTCGAAGTCGAACAGGCTTACAAGGACGCGCGCCGGGATCCGGTTTTCCAGAAAGAGATGGACGACTACGCCCGCCACTACGTCGGTCGGCCGAGCCCGCTCTATCACGCCGAACGGCTGACGGAGGCCTTGGGCGGCGCCAAGATCTACTTCAAACGCGATGAGCTGAACCACACCGGCAGCCACAAGATCAACAACTGCATGGGCCAGATTCTCCTGGCCCGCCGCATGGGCAAGACCCGAATCATCGCGGAGACCGGGGCCGGTCAGCACGGCGTCGCGGTGGCCACGGTCTGCGCGCGCTTCAACCTGCCCTGCGTGGTCTACATGGGCGCCACCGACATCGAGCGACAGCAGCCCAATGTCTTCCGCATGAAGTTGCTGGGGGCCGAAGTGCGGCCCGTGACGAGCGGCACCGGCACCCTGAAGGACGCCATGAACGAGGCGCTGCGCGACTGGGTCGCCAACGTCGAGGAGACCTTTTACATCATCGGCACGGCGGCCGGCCCGCACCCCTATCCCATGATGGTGCGCGACTTCCAGTCTGTGATCGGCACGGAGCTGCGCGAACAGATGCAGGAGGCGGAGGGGCGCCTGCCGGACTCCCTGGTGGCCTGCATCGGCGGCGGCTCCAATGCCATGGGCCTGTTCTATCCCTTCCTGGATGACGCGGAGGTACGGGTCATCGGGGTCGAGGCGGCCGGCAAGGGGATCGCCACGGGCGAGCATGCCGCCAGCCTCAGCGGCGGCCGACCCGGCGTTCTGCACGGCAACCGCACCTACCTGCTGCAGACCGACGAGGGGCAGATCGTCGATGCCTACTCGATCTCCGCCGGTCTGGACTACCCAGGCATCGGGCCGGAACACGCCTGGCTGAAGGAGTCGGGTCGGGTCGAGTACGTCAGCGTTACCGATGCCGAGGCTTTGGAGGCCTTCAAGCTCTGTACCCGGATGGAGGGCATCATCCCGGCCCTGGAGCCGGCCCATGCCCTGGCCCACGTCGCCAAGTTCGCACCGACCCTGCCCAAGGATCACCTGCTGGTCATGAATCTCTGCGGACGCGGCGACAAGGACGTCTTCGCCGTGGCCAAGCACTTGGGAGAGGACTTGGCATGA
- a CDS encoding phosphoribosylanthranilate isomerase: MSVDAKICGVSTPEALAAAVAGGARWVGLVFFPRSPRAVTVEQAAALTSDLGPQTQKVALLVDADDALLERVAADLRPDLLQLHGSETAKRVAEIRGRWKIPVMKVVKVARAADLEPVAAFEPVADRLLFDAKPPASRADALPGGNALSFDWRLLTGRRWQRPWMLSGGLTLDNLREAVQITAAPAVDVSSGVEEAPGLKSPEKIRDFLALCRDL, encoded by the coding sequence ATGTCCGTCGATGCGAAGATCTGTGGAGTCTCGACGCCGGAGGCCCTGGCGGCTGCTGTGGCCGGCGGTGCGCGCTGGGTCGGCCTGGTCTTCTTTCCCCGGAGCCCGCGCGCCGTCACGGTGGAGCAGGCGGCGGCACTGACGTCTGACCTCGGTCCTCAGACCCAAAAGGTCGCGCTGTTGGTCGATGCCGACGACGCCTTGCTCGAGCGGGTCGCTGCGGATCTCCGCCCCGACCTCTTGCAGCTTCATGGCTCGGAGACCGCGAAACGGGTGGCGGAGATCCGTGGCCGGTGGAAAATCCCCGTCATGAAGGTCGTCAAGGTGGCGCGGGCGGCCGACCTGGAGCCGGTTGCGGCCTTCGAGCCGGTGGCCGACCGCTTGCTGTTCGACGCCAAGCCGCCGGCCTCTCGGGCCGATGCTCTGCCGGGTGGGAATGCGCTCTCCTTCGATTGGCGGTTGCTGACGGGCCGACGCTGGCAGCGTCCCTGGATGCTCTCCGGCGGGCTGACGCTGGACAATCTGCGCGAGGCGGTCCAGATAACGGCGGCGCCGGCCGTCGATGTCTCCAGCGGCGTCGAGGAGGCACCTGGCCTGAAAAGCCCCGAGAAGATCCGCGACTTCCTGGCTCTCTGTCGGGACCTCTGA
- the pyrF gene encoding orotidine-5'-phosphate decarboxylase has product MTDSDARAKLYVGIDTQDLARAQMLAETLRGRVGGLKFGKEFFTAQGPDGIRAAAGGEPLFLDFKFHDIPNTVAGAVRSACHLRPAILNVHASGGRAMMAAAAEAAREASEDLGHERPWLIGVTVLTSLDDADLTEVGQTGPASAQVLRLARLAQDCGLDGVVCSPREIAALRAACGTNFKLVVPGIRPTWSAVGDQKRVTTPAEALAAGADVLVIGRPITGTSDPAAAAERIVSELAGRG; this is encoded by the coding sequence ATGACGGATAGCGATGCACGCGCGAAGCTCTATGTGGGAATCGATACGCAGGATCTCGCACGAGCGCAGATGTTGGCGGAAACCCTGCGCGGCCGGGTCGGCGGTCTGAAGTTCGGCAAGGAGTTCTTCACGGCCCAGGGGCCGGACGGGATCAGGGCAGCGGCCGGCGGCGAACCCCTGTTCCTTGACTTCAAGTTCCACGACATCCCCAACACTGTGGCCGGCGCCGTCCGCTCCGCCTGCCACCTGCGTCCGGCAATTCTCAACGTCCATGCCAGCGGCGGCCGCGCCATGATGGCCGCGGCGGCCGAGGCGGCGCGCGAGGCCTCGGAAGATCTCGGTCATGAGCGGCCCTGGCTGATCGGGGTTACCGTGCTGACCAGCCTGGACGATGCCGACTTGACTGAGGTGGGCCAAACGGGTCCCGCCAGTGCGCAGGTGCTCCGACTGGCACGGTTGGCGCAGGACTGCGGTCTGGACGGCGTGGTCTGCAGCCCGCGCGAGATTGCTGCGCTGCGCGCGGCCTGCGGCACGAACTTCAAGCTCGTGGTGCCCGGCATTCGCCCGACCTGGTCCGCCGTCGGCGATCAGAAGCGCGTCACGACACCGGCCGAGGCACTGGCCGCGGGCGCCGATGTCCTGGTGATCGGTCGTCCGATTACCGGCACGTCCGACCCCGCCGCCGCTGCAGAACGTATCGTCTCAGAGTTGGCTGGCCGAGGCTGA
- a CDS encoding TIGR02302 family protein: MQNDLPDDSSRTPPQRPPGLSWRLRLSELALLVESAWPPLWPAFGILGVFFVLALFGLLPALPAWLHVLALFGFLAALIWALRRAVREMRLPDEGAALRRLERDSGLEHRPLSGLDDELATDDDPEARALWEAHRRRLAAQIARLRLAAPRASWARVDGYGLRAALGLLLVIGFVAAGSDWAGRLGDAAMPRFAAAEPLPPASYDVWIDPPGYTGAPPRLLNTARDQVDGVMLPAGSTLLAQVQGGSGEPLLRVDGSGHAFERVGEASWKAELTVDQGRTLTLEQDDLPLMQWPIQVTPDTPPVVEYTAPPSATQRGALALEYLASDDYGLSDMTAVIRRIDAPDAEPLELELILPTVAPRNAEGASFHDLSPHPWAGIEVTITLVASDAIDQIGTTEAFQTVLPQRIFNHPVARELVELRRQLTLAPDAKAPVIARLGEITEQPAHFFFDAVVGLAISLAERRLMYDRSDGAVTSVQNLLWDTALRLEDGELSLAERDLRELQRQLQEALAEGAPDEEIERLTDALQEALDRFLEALAEQALDELRNADGEIEADELPPDAQILRREDFQRMLEQMREMAQSGAREQAQQMLENLQQMLENLQANPYQQRMNPDSMQTQRMMEDLETLARRQQELLDRSFQRSQQGEREQRNQMGEEGDGEGREGERSSNAGDARSQEALRRALGEVMRQFGEMTGNMPQPLGQAEQAMREAREALQNGSPSDAIDPQGQAVDQLQQGMEAMLEQLAQQLGGGRGQEGTQTGVDPGESRDPLGRGQGEAGQMNRDNVAIPDEMELQRAREILQELRKRSGENFRPPQELDYIERLLEQF; the protein is encoded by the coding sequence GTGCAGAACGATCTCCCAGACGACTCGTCCCGGACGCCGCCGCAGCGGCCGCCAGGCCTGTCATGGCGTCTGCGACTGTCGGAACTGGCGCTCCTGGTCGAAAGCGCCTGGCCGCCGCTCTGGCCAGCCTTCGGTATCCTCGGAGTCTTTTTCGTTCTCGCTTTATTCGGCCTGTTGCCGGCTCTGCCCGCCTGGCTGCATGTCCTCGCCCTGTTCGGTTTTCTGGCCGCACTGATCTGGGCCTTGCGCCGCGCGGTCCGGGAGATGCGGCTGCCGGACGAGGGGGCGGCGCTGCGCCGGCTCGAACGCGACAGCGGTCTGGAGCACCGGCCGCTTTCCGGTTTGGACGATGAGCTCGCGACCGACGACGATCCCGAGGCACGAGCCCTCTGGGAAGCGCATCGCCGGCGTTTGGCCGCACAGATCGCGCGCTTGCGGCTTGCCGCACCGCGGGCGAGCTGGGCGCGGGTCGACGGCTATGGCCTGCGCGCGGCTCTCGGTCTCCTGCTCGTGATCGGATTCGTTGCGGCCGGCAGCGACTGGGCCGGTCGTCTGGGCGACGCCGCGATGCCGCGCTTTGCAGCCGCCGAGCCTTTACCTCCGGCTTCCTATGACGTCTGGATCGATCCCCCCGGCTATACCGGCGCGCCGCCCCGTCTGTTGAACACGGCACGGGACCAGGTCGACGGCGTCATGCTGCCGGCCGGCTCCACGCTCCTGGCTCAAGTACAAGGCGGCAGTGGCGAGCCCCTGTTGCGCGTCGATGGCAGCGGTCATGCCTTCGAGCGGGTGGGCGAGGCCTCCTGGAAGGCGGAACTGACTGTCGATCAGGGGCGCACCTTGACGCTGGAACAGGACGACCTGCCCTTGATGCAATGGCCGATCCAGGTCACCCCGGATACGCCCCCGGTGGTGGAATACACGGCACCTCCCAGCGCGACCCAGCGCGGTGCACTGGCATTGGAGTATCTGGCCAGCGACGATTACGGTCTCAGCGACATGACGGCGGTCATTCGCCGGATCGACGCGCCGGACGCCGAGCCGCTCGAACTGGAGCTGATCCTGCCGACCGTTGCGCCGCGTAACGCCGAGGGCGCCAGCTTCCATGATCTTTCGCCCCATCCTTGGGCCGGGATCGAAGTGACCATTACCTTGGTGGCGAGCGACGCCATCGATCAGATCGGCACCACCGAGGCCTTTCAGACGGTGCTGCCGCAGCGGATCTTCAATCATCCGGTGGCCCGCGAGCTGGTGGAACTCCGCCGGCAGCTCACCCTTGCACCCGACGCCAAGGCACCGGTGATCGCGCGTCTGGGGGAAATCACGGAGCAGCCCGCTCATTTCTTCTTCGATGCCGTTGTCGGTCTGGCGATCAGCCTGGCCGAACGCCGCCTGATGTACGACCGCAGTGATGGAGCGGTCACCTCGGTTCAGAATCTACTCTGGGACACGGCGTTGCGACTCGAGGATGGCGAGCTGTCCCTCGCTGAGCGCGATCTGCGCGAGCTGCAGCGCCAACTGCAGGAAGCGCTTGCCGAGGGCGCGCCCGACGAGGAAATCGAGCGTTTGACCGATGCGCTGCAAGAGGCTCTGGACCGTTTCCTTGAAGCCTTGGCGGAGCAGGCGTTGGACGAGCTGCGCAATGCCGACGGCGAAATCGAAGCCGACGAGTTGCCGCCCGATGCCCAGATCCTGCGGCGCGAAGACTTCCAACGGATGCTGGAGCAGATGCGCGAGATGGCGCAGTCTGGCGCCCGCGAACAGGCCCAGCAGATGCTGGAGAACCTGCAGCAGATGCTCGAGAACCTGCAGGCCAATCCCTACCAGCAACGCATGAACCCGGACTCCATGCAGACACAGCGCATGATGGAGGACCTGGAGACTCTGGCGCGGCGACAGCAGGAGCTGCTCGACCGCAGCTTTCAGCGCTCGCAACAGGGCGAGCGCGAGCAGCGTAACCAAATGGGAGAAGAGGGCGACGGAGAGGGCCGCGAGGGCGAGCGCAGCTCAAACGCCGGCGATGCGCGGTCTCAGGAGGCGCTGCGCCGCGCATTGGGTGAGGTGATGCGCCAGTTCGGCGAAATGACGGGTAATATGCCACAGCCTCTCGGCCAGGCCGAACAGGCCATGCGCGAAGCACGCGAGGCCCTCCAGAACGGTTCGCCGAGCGACGCGATCGACCCTCAAGGCCAGGCCGTCGACCAACTTCAGCAAGGTATGGAAGCCATGTTGGAGCAGCTTGCCCAGCAGCTCGGTGGCGGTCGCGGTCAGGAAGGCACGCAGACCGGCGTCGATCCGGGCGAGAGCCGCGATCCGCTCGGTCGCGGTCAGGGCGAGGCCGGGCAGATGAACCGCGACAACGTGGCGATTCCCGATGAGATGGAACTGCAGCGCGCCCGGGAGATCTTGCAGGAACTACGTAAGCGCTCCGGTGAAAACTTCCGTCCGCCGCAGGAACTCGACTACATCGAGCGCCTGCTGGAGCAGTTCTAA